In Janthinobacterium sp. 67, a genomic segment contains:
- a CDS encoding LysR family transcriptional regulator — translation MGQFRQISTFVEVVAKGSLSAAARAEGIAPAMIGRRLDALEQRLGVKLLQRTTRKLALTNEGAAFLEDCQRILGELEEAEAAVAVRSVKASGHLLISAPAGFGRQHVAPLIPSFVAEHRDVTVSLNLNDRLVDLIGEGIDVAIRIASLSDSSLVSTKLADNQRVLVGSPAYLKRAGTPRIPADLAKHNCLAISSEGSQRGWTFRENGKNIILKVAGNMVCNDGEVLHDWALAGKGLAWRSMWEVGAEIASGQLVTVLDQFAAPGNDIYAVFAQRRHLPLRIRAFVDFLRHSYSQPDYWRERAI, via the coding sequence ATGGGGCAGTTCAGACAGATATCGACGTTCGTGGAAGTGGTCGCCAAGGGCAGCCTGTCGGCCGCCGCGCGCGCGGAAGGGATCGCACCAGCCATGATAGGCCGGCGCCTCGATGCGCTGGAGCAGCGCCTGGGCGTCAAATTGCTGCAGCGCACGACGCGCAAACTGGCCTTGACGAATGAAGGCGCCGCCTTCCTCGAAGATTGCCAGCGCATCCTGGGCGAACTGGAGGAAGCGGAAGCGGCCGTGGCAGTACGCAGCGTGAAAGCCAGCGGCCATCTGCTCATTTCCGCGCCAGCCGGCTTCGGACGCCAGCATGTGGCGCCCTTGATCCCCTCTTTTGTCGCCGAGCACCGCGACGTGACGGTGTCGCTGAACCTGAACGACCGCCTCGTCGACTTGATCGGCGAAGGCATCGACGTCGCCATCCGCATCGCCAGCCTGTCCGACTCCTCGCTCGTGAGTACCAAGCTGGCCGACAACCAGCGCGTGCTCGTCGGCTCGCCCGCCTACCTGAAACGGGCGGGCACGCCACGCATCCCGGCCGACCTGGCCAAGCACAATTGCCTGGCGATCAGCAGCGAAGGCAGCCAGCGGGGCTGGACCTTCCGCGAAAACGGCAAAAACATCATTTTGAAGGTGGCAGGCAATATGGTGTGCAACGACGGCGAAGTGCTGCACGATTGGGCCTTGGCCGGCAAGGGCCTGGCGTGGCGCTCGATGTGGGAAGTGGGCGCCGAAATCGCCTCGGGACAGCTGGTGACGGTGCTGGACCAGTTCGCCGCTCCGGGCAACGACATTTATGCCGTATTCGCCCAGCGCCGGCACTTGCCCCTGCGCATACGGGCGTTTGTGGATTTTTTAAGGCATTCGTATTCGCAACCCGACTACTGGCGCGAACGTGCAATCTAG
- a CDS encoding isovaleryl-CoA dehydrogenase, whose translation MNAFDTHEVFNQATPFENVNLFACDPALIEALLREGGGAALQELDALGEKLGRAETYALARLANIHTPELQQFDRAGRRIDEVLFHPAWHELMAILVGAGAHASPWAAPGPGAQVARAAAYLLVGQVENGTQCPVTMTYASVPALRQAHDLPQIAQRWLPKILSRDYDPRSLPVEQKRGALVGMGMTEKQGGSDVRSNTTRAVPVPPDEAQALFGDEAGGAWRIVGHKWFFSAPQCDAHLILAQADEGGLSCFFLPRYLPDGSRNAIRVQRLKDKLGNRSNASSEVEFTHAYGWLLGQPGRGIPTILEMASHTRLDCVLGSTGIMRAALSQALHHARQRAVFGKPLAEQPLMQNVLADLALESEAATAFALRLARCFDEKDDPRQAMLARVLTPAGKYWICKRGPGFGFEAMEVLGGTGYVEEAPLARLYRELPVNSIWEGSGNVMCLDVLRAFGKSPAARDALAAELALAGDDAAVFADYRARLLADLDGPQTDEFGARQLSERIVLAVQAALLLRHAPPFVAQAFLESRLVQAPGGAYGRLPAGTDCVAILARALREY comes from the coding sequence ATGAATGCTTTTGACACGCATGAAGTTTTCAACCAGGCCACGCCGTTCGAGAACGTCAATCTGTTCGCCTGCGATCCGGCGCTGATCGAAGCGCTGCTGCGCGAGGGTGGCGGCGCGGCGCTGCAGGAGCTCGACGCGCTGGGCGAGAAGCTGGGCCGCGCCGAAACCTACGCGCTGGCGCGCCTGGCCAATATCCACACGCCCGAGCTGCAGCAGTTCGACCGGGCCGGGCGCCGCATCGACGAAGTGCTGTTCCATCCGGCCTGGCATGAGCTGATGGCCATCCTCGTGGGCGCCGGTGCGCACGCTTCGCCGTGGGCCGCGCCCGGTCCCGGCGCCCAGGTGGCGCGCGCGGCCGCCTATCTATTAGTGGGGCAGGTGGAAAACGGCACGCAGTGTCCCGTGACGATGACGTATGCCTCGGTGCCGGCCTTGCGCCAGGCGCACGATCTGCCGCAGATCGCGCAGCGCTGGCTGCCGAAAATCCTGTCGCGCGACTACGACCCCCGTTCCCTGCCCGTGGAGCAGAAACGGGGCGCCCTGGTCGGCATGGGCATGACGGAAAAGCAGGGCGGCTCGGACGTGCGCAGCAACACCACGCGCGCCGTGCCCGTGCCGCCGGACGAGGCCCAAGCCCTGTTCGGCGACGAGGCTGGCGGCGCCTGGCGCATCGTCGGCCACAAATGGTTTTTTTCGGCGCCCCAGTGCGACGCCCATCTGATCCTGGCCCAGGCGGATGAAGGGGGATTGTCGTGCTTCTTTTTGCCCCGCTACCTGCCCGACGGCAGCCGCAACGCCATCCGCGTGCAGCGCCTGAAGGATAAATTGGGCAACCGCTCGAATGCCTCGTCGGAAGTGGAATTCACCCATGCCTACGGCTGGCTCTTGGGGCAGCCGGGGCGGGGCATACCCACGATACTGGAAATGGCCAGCCACACGCGCCTCGATTGCGTGCTGGGCAGCACCGGCATCATGCGCGCCGCCTTGAGCCAGGCGCTGCACCATGCGCGCCAGCGGGCCGTGTTCGGCAAGCCGCTGGCCGAGCAGCCGCTGATGCAAAACGTGCTGGCCGACCTGGCGCTCGAATCGGAAGCGGCCACGGCCTTCGCGCTGCGCCTGGCCCGCTGCTTCGATGAAAAGGACGACCCGCGGCAAGCGATGCTGGCGCGCGTGCTCACGCCGGCCGGCAAATACTGGATCTGCAAGCGTGGTCCCGGCTTCGGCTTTGAGGCGATGGAGGTGCTGGGTGGCACCGGCTATGTGGAAGAGGCGCCGCTGGCGCGTTTGTACCGCGAACTGCCCGTCAACTCGATCTGGGAAGGCTCGGGCAACGTCATGTGCCTCGACGTCTTGCGCGCCTTCGGCAAGTCGCCGGCCGCGCGCGATGCCCTCGCGGCCGAGCTGGCGCTGGCTGGCGATGATGCTGCTGTCTTTGCCGATTATCGCGCGCGGCTGCTGGCCGACCTGGACGGGCCGCAAACGGATGAGTTTGGTGCCCGGCAATTATCTGAACGCATCGTGTTGGCCGTGCAGGCGGCCTTGCTGCTGCGCCATGCGCCACCGTTTGTCGCGCAAGCGTTCCTGGAGTCGCGGCTGGTGCAGGCGCCGGGTGGCGCATATGGCCGCTTGCCCGCCGGCACCGATTGCGTGGCCATCCTCGCGCGCGCCCTGCGCGAGTATTGA
- the upp gene encoding uracil phosphoribosyltransferase, translating into MKQDPRFPNLFITDHPLIQHKLSHMREHDTSTRTFRELLKEITLLMGYEITRDLPLTTREIKTPLVTIDAPVIAGKKLAIVPILRAGIGMSDGLLNLVPSARVGHIGVYRDPATHMPVEYLVRLPDLNERTFILCDPMVATGNSAVYAVDVLKKRGVTDEQIIFLALVAAPEGVTVFQNAHPNVKMFCAALDSHLDDHAYIVPGLGDAGDRIFGTK; encoded by the coding sequence ATGAAACAAGATCCACGCTTCCCGAATTTGTTCATTACCGATCACCCTTTGATCCAGCACAAACTGAGCCACATGCGCGAGCACGACACGTCGACGCGCACCTTCCGTGAGTTGCTCAAGGAAATCACTTTGCTGATGGGCTATGAAATCACGCGCGACCTGCCGCTGACGACGCGCGAAATCAAGACCCCGCTGGTCACCATCGACGCGCCCGTTATTGCAGGCAAGAAACTGGCTATCGTGCCCATCCTGCGCGCCGGCATCGGCATGAGCGACGGTTTGCTGAACCTGGTGCCATCGGCCCGCGTGGGCCACATCGGCGTGTACCGCGACCCGGCCACCCACATGCCCGTGGAATATCTGGTGCGCCTGCCGGACCTGAACGAGCGCACCTTTATCCTGTGCGACCCGATGGTGGCGACCGGCAATTCGGCCGTGTACGCCGTCGACGTGCTGAAAAAACGCGGCGTGACGGATGAGCAGATCATCTTCCTGGCCCTGGTGGCCGCACCGGAAGGCGTGACCGTGTTCCAGAACGCGCACCCGAACGTCAAGATGTTCTGCGCCGCGCTCGATTCGCACCTGGATGACCACGCCTACATCGTGCCGGGCCTGGGTGACGCCGGCGACCGTATTTTCGGCACCAAGTAA
- the gloB gene encoding hydroxyacylglutathione hydrolase: MTHSPEHALSVLAVPAFADNYLWLIHDGRHAAVVDPGDAMAILDALKAHQLTLSAILLTHHHADHTGGVPELLQHFAVPVFGPRNEAITAITEPLAEGDVAYVPELGLQMTVIDVPGHTKGHIAYVRQRTEQGEAPWLFSGDTLFAGGCGRLFEGTPGQMADSLGKLAALPDDTEVFCAHEYTLSNLRFANAVEPGNVALQERIAVDTEKRQQGLATVPSTIALEKATNPFLRYREPAILTSLKVEGKLTTDASPVEAFAALRMWKNSF; encoded by the coding sequence ATGACACACTCCCCTGAACACGCTTTATCGGTACTTGCCGTGCCCGCCTTTGCCGACAATTACCTGTGGCTGATCCATGATGGCCGCCATGCCGCCGTGGTCGACCCCGGCGACGCGATGGCCATCCTCGATGCGCTCAAGGCGCATCAGCTGACCTTGTCTGCCATTTTACTCACGCATCACCACGCCGACCACACGGGTGGCGTGCCTGAATTGTTGCAGCATTTCGCCGTCCCCGTCTTCGGCCCGCGCAATGAGGCTATCACAGCCATCACGGAACCGCTTGCCGAAGGCGATGTCGCCTATGTGCCCGAACTGGGCTTGCAGATGACCGTCATCGACGTGCCCGGCCATACCAAAGGCCATATCGCCTACGTACGACAACGTACCGAGCAAGGCGAAGCGCCATGGCTGTTTTCCGGCGACACCCTGTTTGCGGGCGGCTGCGGCCGCCTGTTCGAAGGCACGCCGGGCCAGATGGCAGATTCGCTGGGCAAGCTGGCCGCCCTGCCCGACGATACCGAGGTATTTTGCGCGCATGAGTACACCTTGTCCAATTTGCGCTTTGCCAACGCCGTCGAACCGGGCAATGTGGCCCTGCAGGAACGCATCGCCGTCGACACGGAAAAGCGCCAGCAAGGTTTAGCCACCGTGCCGTCGACCATCGCCCTTGAGAAGGCCACGAATCCCTTCCTGCGCTACCGCGAACCGGCGATTTTGACGAGCCTGAAGGTGGAAGGCAAGCTGACCACCGATGCTTCGCCTGTGGAAGCATTCGCCGCGCTACGGATGTGGAAGAATAGTTTTTAA
- the aceB gene encoding malate synthase A, which produces MTQNTIALPEGMQITGDIQPGYEQILTPAALALVAKLTREFEPRRQQLLAVRVERAKRLDAGERPDFLPETAHIRDGDWKIAPIPKALECRRVEITGPVERKMVINAFNSGADSYMTDFEDSNTPNWDNQITGQINMFDAVRKTISLEQNGKSYKLNDKIATLVVRPRGWHLDEKHVLVDGKRISGGIFDFALFMFHNAKEQLARGAGPYFYLPKMESHLEARLWNDIFVMTQNELGLPQGTIKATVLIETILAAFEMDEILYELKEHSSGLNAGRWDYIFSCIKKFKLDKDFCLADRAKVTMTAPFMRAYALLLLKTCHKRGAPAIGGMAALIPIKNDPEKNDIAMGGVRNDKARDATDGYDGGWVAHPGLVELAMGEFTKVLGDKPNQIDKQRPDIDVKASDLLNFQPEAPITEAGLRYNINVGIHYLGSWLAGNGCVPIHNLMEDAATAEISRSQVWQWIRSSKGVLEDGRKVTAEMVRAMIPEELAKVQRDAPGGNGPTYVRAGQIFEEMSTSESFAEFLTLPLYEEI; this is translated from the coding sequence ATGACGCAGAACACGATCGCACTTCCAGAAGGCATGCAAATCACGGGTGACATCCAGCCCGGCTACGAACAGATTTTGACGCCGGCCGCGCTGGCGCTGGTGGCCAAGCTGACGCGTGAATTCGAGCCGCGCCGCCAGCAATTGCTGGCCGTGCGCGTGGAGCGGGCCAAGCGCCTCGACGCGGGCGAGCGTCCTGATTTCCTGCCAGAAACCGCACACATCCGCGACGGCGACTGGAAGATCGCGCCGATCCCGAAGGCGCTGGAATGCCGCCGCGTGGAAATCACGGGCCCCGTCGAGCGCAAGATGGTCATCAATGCCTTCAATTCCGGCGCGGACAGCTACATGACGGACTTCGAGGATTCGAACACGCCGAACTGGGATAACCAGATCACGGGCCAGATCAATATGTTCGACGCCGTGCGCAAGACGATTTCGCTCGAGCAAAATGGCAAGTCGTACAAGCTGAACGACAAGATCGCGACCCTTGTCGTGCGTCCACGCGGCTGGCACCTCGATGAAAAGCACGTGCTGGTCGATGGCAAGCGCATTTCCGGCGGCATTTTCGATTTCGCCCTGTTCATGTTCCATAACGCCAAGGAGCAACTGGCGCGCGGCGCCGGCCCGTATTTCTACCTGCCGAAGATGGAATCGCACTTGGAAGCGCGATTGTGGAACGACATCTTCGTCATGACGCAAAACGAGCTGGGCTTGCCACAAGGCACGATCAAGGCGACCGTGCTGATCGAAACCATTCTGGCGGCGTTTGAAATGGATGAAATCCTGTACGAGCTGAAAGAGCACAGTTCGGGCCTGAACGCGGGCCGCTGGGATTACATCTTCTCGTGCATCAAGAAATTCAAGCTGGACAAGGATTTCTGCCTGGCCGACCGCGCCAAGGTCACGATGACGGCGCCCTTCATGCGCGCCTACGCCTTGCTGCTGCTGAAAACCTGCCACAAACGGGGTGCGCCAGCCATCGGCGGCATGGCGGCTTTGATCCCGATCAAGAACGATCCGGAAAAGAACGACATCGCCATGGGCGGCGTGCGCAACGACAAGGCGCGCGACGCCACCGATGGCTACGACGGCGGCTGGGTGGCGCATCCGGGCCTGGTCGAGCTGGCCATGGGCGAGTTCACGAAAGTACTCGGTGACAAGCCGAACCAGATCGACAAGCAGCGTCCCGACATCGACGTGAAAGCGTCGGACTTGCTGAATTTCCAGCCGGAAGCGCCGATCACGGAAGCGGGCTTGCGCTACAACATCAACGTGGGCATCCACTACCTGGGCAGCTGGCTGGCCGGCAACGGTTGCGTGCCTATCCACAACCTGATGGAAGACGCGGCCACGGCCGAGATCAGCCGCTCGCAAGTGTGGCAGTGGATTCGTTCGAGCAAGGGCGTGCTGGAAGATGGCCGCAAGGTCACGGCCGAGATGGTGCGCGCCATGATTCCGGAAGAGCTGGCTAAGGTGCAGCGCGATGCGCCGGGCGGCAACGGTCCGACCTATGTGCGCGCCGGCCAGATTTTCGAGGAAATGTCGACGTCGGAATCGTTTGCCGAATTCCTGACCTTGCCGCTGTACGAAGAAATCTGA
- a CDS encoding cold-shock protein, whose product MATGIVKWFNDSKGFGFITPDEGGEDLFAHFSAIQSNGFKSLQENQRVSFEVTAGPKGKQASNIQPI is encoded by the coding sequence ATGGCAACTGGCATCGTAAAATGGTTCAATGATTCGAAGGGTTTCGGCTTTATTACCCCTGACGAAGGCGGCGAAGATCTGTTCGCTCACTTCTCGGCTATCCAGTCGAACGGCTTCAAGTCCCTGCAAGAGAACCAACGCGTTTCTTTTGAAGTGACCGCTGGCCCTAAAGGCAAGCAAGCTTCGAACATTCAGCCAATCTAA
- a CDS encoding Hpt domain-containing protein: MATLIDPDFRARLRALNEKYAAGVPALMQAIAQAQERCDSEGPRLEPLTALHRALHAVAGSAATFGFAALGQECRRIEQLVRVQLNEPGQVLAEWPALSGQVGALLRWAEHDPAATHFCA; encoded by the coding sequence ATGGCAACCTTGATCGACCCGGATTTTCGCGCCCGTTTGCGCGCCCTGAATGAAAAATATGCGGCCGGTGTGCCGGCCCTGATGCAGGCGATCGCGCAGGCGCAAGAACGCTGCGACAGCGAAGGACCGCGCCTGGAGCCATTGACGGCATTGCACCGTGCCTTGCACGCGGTGGCCGGCTCGGCCGCCACCTTCGGCTTTGCCGCGCTGGGGCAGGAATGCCGGCGCATCGAGCAGCTGGTGCGCGTGCAGCTCAACGAGCCCGGACAGGTGCTGGCCGAGTGGCCGGCCCTGAGCGGGCAGGTGGGGGCGCTGTTGCGCTGGGCGGAGCACGATCCGGCCGCCACCCATTTCTGCGCCTGA